The Bacteroidota bacterium sequence AATAAATTTTAAATGATGTAAAAATGGATTAGATGAAAAATATACGGTGTATTTTGATGTTTATTTGGTATAATATATTGGGAGGTACTTTCGCAAGAAAATATATTTAAGAAAAATTGGTCATAAAAATGCCCCGGGTATAAACCTTCGGGGCATATTAAAACATATAGTATTATATCTTATAGGATAAGCATTGCATCACCGTAAGAATAGAATTTATAACCTTCTTTAACGGCTTCTTTGTAGGCTTCCATCATGAAATCGTAACCTGCAAAAGCTGCAATCATCATCATTAATGTCGATTTAGGAGTATGGAAGTTTGTAACCATACAGTCTGCGATACTAAATTCGTATGGAGGGAAAATAAATTTATTTGTCCATCCTTCATTTTCATTAAGTGAACCACTTGCCGAAACAGAACTTTCAACTGCACGCATTACGGTAGTACCAACAGCACAAATACGTTTTTTGTTATTTTTTGCATTATTGATTACTTCTGCAGTATCTTTCTCGATTTTCACTTTCTCAGAATCCATTTTGTGCTTCGAAAGATCTTCTACTTCCACAGGATTGAATGTTCCTAATCCTACATGCAGTGTTAATTCAGCAAAATCCACTCCTTTAATTTCAAGGCGTTTCATCAGGTGTTTTGAAAAGTGTAATCCGGCTGTTGGAGCAGCAACGGCACCTTCTTCTTTTGCAAAAATGGTCTGATATCTTTCTTTGTCAGATTCTTCTAAATCTCTTTTGATATATTTAGGTAGAGGTGTTTGTCCAAGTTCGTTAAGTTTTTCTCTAAATTCCTCGTACGAACCGTCATATAGGAATCTCAAAGTTCTACCTCTCGAAGTTGTGTTGTCTATTACTTCAGCAACCAAACTTTCATCTTCTCCAAAATAAAGTTTATTTCCAATACGAATTTTACGGGCA is a genomic window containing:
- the queA gene encoding tRNA preQ1(34) S-adenosylmethionine ribosyltransferase-isomerase QueA; the protein is MKLSNFNFELPAELLAEYPSEHRDEARLMVLHRDTKKIEHRLFKDLIEYFDDGDVMVLNNTKVFPARMFGNKEKTGARIEVFLLRELNEEQRLWDVLVDPARKIRIGNKLYFGEDESLVAEVIDNTTSRGRTLRFLYDGSYEEFREKLNELGQTPLPKYIKRDLEESDKERYQTIFAKEEGAVAAPTAGLHFSKHLMKRLEIKGVDFAELTLHVGLGTFNPVEVEDLSKHKMDSEKVKIEKDTAEVINNAKNNKKRICAVGTTVMRAVESSVSASGSLNENEGWTNKFIFPPYEFSIADCMVTNFHTPKSTLMMMIAAFAGYDFMMEAYKEAVKEGYKFYSYGDAMLIL